The window TAACGTCAAAACTCACAATTAACATCAGTAAAATTACACATAAAAAATATCTTTTTCATTATTTGAAAAGTTGTTTTTCCAATACCTTTAGCTCCGCCAAACATTTTGAAAGTAGTTGGAAAACATGACATTAAATAATATGGATTAACTGTTTTGACAAATGTTTTAAAATTCATACCTAAATTTGAACTGTTACCAACTCAGTTATGCTCTTTTAAAAATTTTTCTTCCTCTTTTATTTCTGTCGCTGACATTTTATCAATTAAAAATTCATAAGTAACTTTCATTATTTGATATTAATTTTCTTTTTTGTTTCTACTTTTTTATTATTTTTAATTGAAGTTACAGCTTTAGCTATTAAAATGTCATCTGATTTTTTTGCAGTTCTTGCATTTAATGTGCCAATAATTTTTAATGATTTAATATTTATTAAATTTAAAACATTTGATGTAGTTTGAGTATTTTTATTTTTTCTAAAGACATAATATAAATCACATTTAATTTCAATAACATCATTAATTTTTAAATTATTTACTAGATCAGTTTCTTTTTTATCAATTGCATCTAAAAAACAGTAACCAGCAGTTGAACGTAGCGTAATTTTTAAAGTTTCTATCCTTTTACCATTTGAAACTGATAATGAATTTTTATCAATATTATAGACAGACATTACTGCTGTACATTTAATATATGTATCAGAACTGTCAAATTTATTTAGACGTATGTTTTTTGTCATTTTCGGTTCGCTTTTTGTCATTTTAGGTTCGCTTTTTGTCATTTTAGGTTCGCTTTTTGTCATTTTAGGTTCGCTTTTTTTAGTTATTGCCATTTTTACCACCTCTTAAATTTCCTCTTAAATCATAGTAAGTTAAATTTTTTCTTATTGTTTTTTTCATACGCTCACAAAGCAAATATGCATCAACTATATGTTCAGATTTTTTAAAATTTTGTCATCTGTATTTATCGTTTTTAATCGCTTTATATTCTTCTTTATCTTTTCAATCAGGTTGTAACCCAACATATTTTGAACCAAATAAGATTTTAAGCATACCTATCAATTCAATAGTTTTTCTAACTTGTAAAGGTACTTGTTTATTTTTATCTGATTGATGTGCTTTAGGAATATAGCACTCTTCAACTGCAAAATATTCAATTGAACCACATTCACTTTGTATTTTTTCAATGTATTCCATTATTTGAGTTACTGCATCGTATGGATTATCAGCTTCAATTTCAGTCATTTTTCTTGCAGTAAAATTTGAATTGTTATTGTAACATACTCAAATACCACTAGTACCCATTCCTGATGGATCTATACTAAAAATTAATGGATTTGGAGAGTCTAATATTTTACTCATTTTTAATTACCTCATATAAGATAATTTATCATATTCAAATTTAGTGGATGTGTTTACTTGTTTACTTGTTTAATATGTTAACGACAAAATAAGAACTTTTAAAATTCACTATAATTCAAAACGAATGCAAAAAATGTATTGACAATAAAATCAATACTGGCTAATAATATGAAATTTAAATTTTATTGCACCTACTAAAATTTAAATAAAATCATCGTAATCGAAATCAGAAATTACCGTATTATTATTTTCTGATTTATTTTTTTTATCTATTTTTTTAGGTGGTGGTGATTCAGGTGCATTATTATATTGTTTTGGATCAGTAACTATTTGTTCAATATTAATTAATTCTAAATTTGCTAAAGCTTTTGCTTCTTCTGTAATTTTAATTCTTTCTTTAGCTTCTGCAATTTTTTGTTTCATTGCTTTGTTTTGTTCTAATTCTTTTAGTCTTCTTTTAACACTATCCATTGTTGAAACAAATTTAGCTTCTGCGATTAATTGTTCGTTTAAAAGTAACTCATTTGTAACTTTTAAAGTGTCAAATAAATCCAAATAATTTACATGTTTTTTTCTATGAACAATATCTTTTTCATTATTACTTTCAATTTGCAATCAGCACTTTCAAGTTGACTTAATACCACAAACTGTAAAATCTAGTCTGTCCATTGTTTTACCTTCGTACTTAAAATCTTTAAGAGAATAAACTAACTTTTTATCTGGATCTTCAAATCCACCTTTTGGAAAATGAACTATTAAAAAACGATTATTTTCATAATCAGGAATACGAACTTTAATTGAATTTTGGCCAAATTTTTTTGATATTATTCATTCATTTTTAATAATTATATTCGATAATGTTTTGTGTTCTTTGTCTTGATTGATCACAATATTTTTTCGAATTTTTAAAAAAGAGCTCATATTGCCAATAACAGAAGCGGCCTGCTTTCTATTTAATTCTTTAAATTGTTTTGCAGAAGGTAAATTAAATTTTGTTTTTTGTGTATATTTTTTTATTTTTTCACCATCAAATTGTTTTAATAGTATTTCAAAATAATTTGATTGATCAATAGTTACAAAATTTTCCATGGTTACCTCCTCAATTTCTAAATCTCATTTAATATGCAACAAATTTATTGTTGTATATTAAACAAGCATTAGCTTGTTTTAAATATATCTATGTCTTCTCTAGTTGATGAATCAATATCAACTTTCATATATTGAATTTCATAGTCAATTATTTTCCTATCCTTGAAATGATAATTATATTGCTCTTGTCATTCATTTGCCTTTTCTTTAGTTGAAAAAATTTTATTTTTTTTCATTACTATATTCGAAATTTGATTTAGTTCAACATCATTTGCATCAACTTTTAAAATAACTGTATATTTTAATAAATAAACATGATCCATAATATATTCACCTCCTTTTTTAATTAAATAAAGTAATTTGTTTATATTTTATTTTGGTTACAAAATTAGTAATCAGAAGTTCTTTTCCCAATTTATTTTTATTTTTGCCTCTAAAGTCATAGCGTTTTTCTCACGTAATAATATGGAATTGCTTAAATAAATTTCTTGTATAATCACAATCGTTCAAACTTAAAATAAATTTGCCCTTCACTTTTTCTAAAATCGCTAACAATTCGTTAAAATCAAATTCATAATGCTTATATAAATCTTTAATATTTGGAATGAAATATGGAGGATCTAAATAAAAGAGTGTTTCTGAGCTATCATTTAATGCAATTATTTTTTTATAGTCTAAATTTGTGAATGTGACATCATTTTGCTTAAATAACTCTTCACAAAATTTCACTCTTGTTAAACAATCAAAGTATTTTAGATTGTATCTTGTAGTTGAAAATGTAGAATTTTCTTTACCACTAAATGAAAGTCTATTTTGTAATAGCATTTGTCATCCTAATTTATTTTTTTTTGGAATTGTGCTATAAATTTCTTTAGCTTCCTCTTCAGTTTTGAACTTTGGATATTGATTAATAATGTTGTTATTTTTAACATCATTTCAAAAAGTAATTAAATCTTGATTCAAATCATTAAAAATTGTGTAGCCTGTAATTCTATTTTCTATTAGAAGTCTTAATCCAACAGCGCATGATCCAGCAAAACATTCAATATATTTACCAATTTTTTTTGGAAAGAAACTTGCAATAAATTTGTCAGCTTTAGTTTTACCACCAACTCATGAAATAGGACTTATAAATTGCATTAGTGATAATATTTTCTTTCTTTTGAAAAATAAACTAATCATGAATTTGCAAAATGCAGTATTCGATATCTATTTGGACCTTCGTTTTTAAACCTTACAAATAAACTACCTCTAACTCTCATTTCTTCTTGCGTCATTATTTAACTCCTCAATCAAATTGTTGTTGACCGTGTATTAAATTTCATTTTTCTTGTGCTTCAAAAGACATGCTTGGTCTAATTTGTCCATCAATTTCTTTATATTTAATGTCATATAATTTTTCTTGCGCTTCGATTTTGATTTCTATAGCGCAATCACCACAAATGTATAAATCATTTTTTTTAAATTTTTCTGCACAACTTTTGCAAATATACATTTGATCATCACATCTTGAACATCAAATTGCATCACAATCTTCACAAATTCAATTATCACATCATATTTCAATATCACCACACATTAAAGCCTCTTGATGACATTCAATACATATAATTGTTTCACTAAATTTTTCTTTATCAATAGCCATTATTCCAAAACCTCCAAATCATATCAATATAGTTCATCACCTTGTTTAAAATATTCATTTAAAAAATCTAAGATTTTTATATACATTGACATTAATAATAAATTATTATTTGATTCAGCATAATCAATTCTCTTCTGCAAGTTTTGGCCTATTTTAAATGCATTCATTTCCTTATCAAGCGTTAATTTAACTTTTAATTTATCTTGAATACAATAATCGCAACAGTTACCATTATAGAAACATTGATTATCAGTCATACTATCTCTCATTGTTTTCGTTTGATAACCTTCGCACTTAGTTTTGAATTTTCTTTCAAAAACTATTAATTCAACTTCTCCTTCTAAATATTTATCTTTTCTGATTTCAAAATTTTTAAAACCTTTTTTAATTTGCTCAAAAAAGTCTCATCTAATTTTTAGTTGTTTCATTATTTGAGCACCTGCATTCCAAATTTCAAACCTACAATAAAATTGTTAATTTCATTAGCATTTCAATCTATGATTACTGCAAGTTCAAATCCATCACTTTTTCTTTTTATAAAAACTGGATTACTGCCTTTTTTAAACTCTAAATCTAAATTATTTTCATCAATTAATTTTTGTAAATCATTTAAAGTATCTTCATATAATTTTATTTGTTCTTGTGTCATTATTTTTCATCCTCATTTTCTACTTCAAATTCAGATGTAATTTCTTTTAGATGTTTTGACATAATTTCAGCTTCATCAATTATTTTTGTAAAACCAATTTGTATTTTTGCAAATAATTCTTTTTCTTTTTTTGTCATAATAGTACTTTCTCCTTTTATGTCTTTTATTTGCCTAAATCAGTAACAAATGGCGGAAAAAGCACTATCTCACGACAGGGGAACCATTAATTACTGGTTTAGACAAACAAAAAAACATATCTATTCCTAGATATGTTTTTTGACTTTTTTATGTGTCCCACTTTTGGGGTTCACACTATTGAGATGTGTTTTTTATATAAATAAAAATGAGAGATAGATGTTGACATAAATATCGCCTAACATATTTGATATAATATAGTAAAGTTTATAATTTTAGAAAGGATTAAATTTTTATGAAAATCAAAAAGCATTCAAGTAAAAATTTAAATAGCGTTGCAATAATACGTACTGCTTGATATAGTAAATCAACAGAACAAATAGAACAACAATTAGTCGCAAATGAAAAATATGGACTGACATCAGAACAAGCGAAAGAACGTTTGAAAATGAACGGACCAAACAAATTGGCAACGACCAAAACAATTCCTTGAATTATTTTCTTTCTAAAAGGAATTTTAGAGCCATTATCAATTATTTTATTAATTTGTGGTGTTGTGTCATTAATTTTGCCTATTATTTTATCGCATAGTCCTGGTACAACAGAATATATTGAATTTTCAGTAATTATGTTAACTGTATTTACAAATGCAATAATAGGTTCTGTTCAAGAAATTAAAGCACAAGGTTCTGTTCAAGCATTAAAGAAGCTTTCTAATCCAAATGTATCTGTTATTCGTGATGGTCAAGAAAAAATTATTGATGCTGCAGAAATTGTTAAAGGTGATCTTGTTTTAATGAAAGTTGGACAATTTGTACCAGCGGATATTAGACTAACAGAAGTTTTTCAATTTAGTATTAACGAATCTGCTTTAACTGGTGAATCAAATCCAATTAGTAAAATTTCAAATGTTATTGAAGGTGATTCTTTAATGCTTGCACAACAAGAAAATATGGCTTTTATGTCTACAATTGTTGTTGCAGGTAGAGCTAGAGGAATTGTAGTTGAAAATGCCAAAACATCAGAAATGGGTCATATTGCAAATTCAATTTCAGAGACTAAACTACAAAAAACTCCATTGCAAATTCGTTTAAATAAAGTAACAAAAATAGTTACATATGTTTCAATAGCAATTGCGTTAATTTTATTTGCTGTTTTAATAGCTCAAAATTATTTTAATTTTGGTGAACAAATGACAATTTCTGAAATAATAATTTTGAGTGTTTCCTCGGCAATTGCAATTATTCCAGCATCTTTAACAATAATAGTTTCTGTTATCTTATCTTTATCAACAAGTAGAATGACTGCAAAGAATGTAATTGTAAAATCATTAAATTCAATAGAGACACTAGGAGAAATTAATGTAATTTGTTCTGATAAGACAGGAACTCTAACACAAAACAAAATGACTGTTACAAAATTTTCATTAAATCATAGTTTAAATAATGCGGTCAATTATAATTATGTTTTAGATTCTTCATTAGATAATCATTTTGTTAATGCGATGGGATTAAATAATGATGCTAAAATTACGGCAAATGATCAAAGAATTGGTTTACCTACAGAATTAGCTTTAATAGATTTTTTAGCAAATGTAGAAATTGATGCTACAACATTACAAAAAAAATTTCCAAGAATTGATGAAATTCCTTTTTCATCAGATTCAAAATTAATGACTACAGTAAACAAAATAGAAGACCATGAATTTATCTATGTTAAAGGTGCATTAGATAGAATTTTGAAAAAATGTAAATATATAAATTTGCAAGACAATGTTGTATTAATGACACCAGATGATAGACAAAAAATTTTATCAAATATGGATTTAATGTCTAATGAGGCTTTAAGAGTTCTGGCATTTGCATATAAAGAGAATCAAAAAGATGCTGCAAAAGAAGATTATGAAAATGACTTAATATTTTTGGGCTTGGCAGGAATTATTGATCCTCCACGTCCTGAAGCAATAGTTGCAGTAAGAGAGGCTAGAGCAGCTGGAATAAGAACTATTATGATTACGGGTGACCATGCATCAACAGCTATGTCAATTGCAAAAAAAATTGGTATAGCAAACGAAGATTCAATTGTTATTACTGGAGAAGAATTGGATTCTATGAGTGAAGAAGAATTATTAGGAAAAATTCCAAATGCGGATGTATTTGCTCGTGTAAATCCAGAACATAAAACTAGAATAGTTTCTTGTTTACAGTCAAAAGGTTTAATTGTTGCAATGACTGGAGACGGTATAAACGATGCTCCAAGTTTAAGAAAAGCAAATGTAGGTATTGCAATGGGTATTGCTGGTACAGATGCAGCAAAAGAAGCTGCAAATGTAATTATTACAGATGACAATTTTGCATCTATAATACAAGGGGTTGCAGAAGGCAGAGATGCTTATCAAAAAATTAAGTCTGCAACCGCATTCGTTTTAGGTGCAAATCCACAAATTTTTGCTATGTTTGCTGTTATTTTAATTTTTGGTTTTTCACCATTAACCGCAATAAACATTTTGTGATTCAATTTAATTGTAGAAACTATTTTAGCCATTCCAATTGGAATGGCTGCTATGTCAAAAACTGTGATGCTGGAAAAACCAGCAAAAGTAACAGATTCTATATTTAAAAATGTTTGACAGATAATGTTAATTTCATTAGTGTCTACTTCAATATGCGTTTTATTGGGTTCAATAATTGGTTATGAATATGCTTTGGCAAATAATATGTCTAATCCACAACAAATAGCTCAAACTTCAAGTTTCATAATAATAATTTTTTCACCAATATTTTTAATTTTCCTTGTAAAACCAATGACGCATCAAAAATTTGCAAAATTCAATAAAAAACGTATAAATTGATGATTATTTGGAGCTGCGTGTATTTCATTTTTACTAAATATAGTAATTTTGTTTACACCATGGATAAATTTGGTTGTTTTTTCTGTACATCCAGATATGCCTGCAGTCATGTGGATAATGAGCTTTCTATTAATGTTAGTTCCGATGCTATGTTTACTAAGTTTTCTATATATTAATAAAATTATAGATAAACGTAGATACAATAAAATAAAAAAACAAAATTTAAAAAAACAAAAAATGAATCA of the Spiroplasma endosymbiont of Labia minor genome contains:
- a CDS encoding cation-translocating P-type ATPase, giving the protein MKIKKHSSKNLNSVAIIRTAWYSKSTEQIEQQLVANEKYGLTSEQAKERLKMNGPNKLATTKTIPWIIFFLKGILEPLSIILLICGVVSLILPIILSHSPGTTEYIEFSVIMLTVFTNAIIGSVQEIKAQGSVQALKKLSNPNVSVIRDGQEKIIDAAEIVKGDLVLMKVGQFVPADIRLTEVFQFSINESALTGESNPISKISNVIEGDSLMLAQQENMAFMSTIVVAGRARGIVVENAKTSEMGHIANSISETKLQKTPLQIRLNKVTKIVTYVSIAIALILFAVLIAQNYFNFGEQMTISEIIILSVSSAIAIIPASLTIIVSVILSLSTSRMTAKNVIVKSLNSIETLGEINVICSDKTGTLTQNKMTVTKFSLNHSLNNAVNYNYVLDSSLDNHFVNAMGLNNDAKITANDQRIGLPTELALIDFLANVEIDATTLQKKFPRIDEIPFSSDSKLMTTVNKIEDHEFIYVKGALDRILKKCKYINLQDNVVLMTPDDRQKILSNMDLMSNEALRVLAFAYKENQKDAAKEDYENDLIFLGLAGIIDPPRPEAIVAVREARAAGIRTIMITGDHASTAMSIAKKIGIANEDSIVITGEELDSMSEEELLGKIPNADVFARVNPEHKTRIVSCLQSKGLIVAMTGDGINDAPSLRKANVGIAMGIAGTDAAKEAANVIITDDNFASIIQGVAEGRDAYQKIKSATAFVLGANPQIFAMFAVILIFGFSPLTAINILWFNLIVETILAIPIGMAAMSKTVMLEKPAKVTDSIFKNVWQIMLISLVSTSICVLLGSIIGYEYALANNMSNPQQIAQTSSFIIIIFSPIFLIFLVKPMTHQKFAKFNKKRINWWLFGAACISFLLNIVILFTPWINLVVFSVHPDMPAVMWIMSFLLMLVPMLCLLSFLYINKIIDKRRYNKIKKQNLKKQKMNQLKQK
- a CDS encoding DNA adenine methylase encodes the protein MQFISPISWVGGKTKADKFIASFFPKKIGKYIECFAGSCAVGLRLLIENRITGYTIFNDLNQDLITFWNDVKNNNIINQYPKFKTEEEAKEIYSTIPKKNKLGWQMLLQNRLSFSGKENSTFSTTRYNLKYFDCLTRVKFCEELFKQNDVTFTNLDYKKIIALNDSSETLFYLDPPYFIPNIKDLYKHYEFDFNELLAILEKVKGKFILSLNDCDYTRNLFKQFHIITWEKRYDFRGKNKNKLGKELLITNFVTKIKYKQITLFN
- a CDS encoding DUF3850 domain-containing protein, whose product is MKQLKIRWDFFEQIKKGFKNFEIRKDKYLEGEVELIVFERKFKTKCEGYQTKTMRDSMTDNQCFYNGNCCDYCIQDKLKVKLTLDKEMNAFKIGQNLQKRIDYAESNNNLLLMSMYIKILDFLNEYFKQGDELYWYDLEVLE